The genomic interval CTCACTTGTATATCAACAGCACTGTTTAGTTTCAACCTGGTCCATTCCTACCTTAACAGGGTAATCCCAATGATGATCGACTGGGATGGGGTCAATTAAGCAGGTTATCCCATGGCCATGGTTTCAcgccatcctgtgtgtgtgtgtgtgtgtgtgtgagaggacatGTTGCTActctgggttgtgtgtgtgtgttcctgtttctTTGGCTCTGCCACAGTTGGACTCAGGTGACGTTAGATATCTACCTCTGCAGGTGAGGGCTTCTGTGAAGGAGGAACCAGGCCCTGGAACACTTCAgagatttattttttacaaagaagCCCAACATTCCCCTTATTCTGAGATTGTCAAATGTTCTTAAAGCTGCATCTCGattttcaataaaaaatacattttgtaaATTTAAAGTGAAATTTCAAAAGCTGGCGTCCTGCTTGAATTCTTGCAAAGACTGACTGTGTGAGTATAAGAAATGGAaaattgtgtgtttgtaaaagTTACAAAAATGCTTTATTGCAAGTACACGTTGGGTCACGTTCATACACAAAACAAAGGAATCCAAGAAGGATGAGAATGTTGCAGAGTTGCCGCGGTTACAACACCAGACACACGGGCCGATTGGATCATAGTTTGACCACTTTGAGCAGGGTGAAGGGGCGCCCCTGTGTTACACAAGTGCATCGGttgaaggagacaggaggatcCACTTATGAGATTGTCTACTCGGATTAGGACAACCCTCTTACTACAGACCTGTTCAGATGTTGAGCTTCAAGTGCACCTGCTCATTAGGGCCGACTTCATCAGAGAACCTCAttggtataaaaaaaaaaaaaacgaaatgatCTTCAATGTCAGGTAACGACGGTGGCTAACCATGGGGGCATACTGTACAGAAGGGGGAATGACAGTCAACCTGATGCAGATCTAAAAAAGGTCCaaactatatttcatttaacagACACACTAGGGGAATTTGTGTCGACCAGTGTCCTCTTTGACCCTTGACACTTGTAGATCAGAGAAGAATACAGGTGAGCTGGATGGCAGAAGCTTCGGTTGGCTGAACCTTTTGAGCCATCCATCCGATCCACGCcaggtcctggggggggggcgttcctACACAGGTTCTTCCTCTGTTCAGGTGAAGAGATGCActggggagggggcgagggggttGTGCCCAGGACCAAGGGcttgagtggtggtggtggtggggggagtggagggttaCGAGCCCTGTCCCTCCAGCTCTGAAGCAGGGGTGTCTGGCTCTTCATCGTTGTAGATGTTCTCAGCCTgtatggagacagagaagggggggggggggggtaatatgGAGTGAAAAGGAAGCTGAGAGCAGTCGGAACATGGCTTCCTATGATCGACTTGGACTCTGACGTGGGCCAACGCATCTTCCTCTGCACAGAACGGTGACGTCAGCATTCCCCTTTTTCCAGGATGCAACAGGGCCGCTTACCATCTGCCAAACCTGCATGATGTTGTCCTCGGAGACGGAGCAGAtgacccagggctcgttggggTTCCAGGAGAAGTCGGAGATCTTGGCCGTGTGGCCTCCGTGGATGAACTGGTGGAGGGATACGCAGGTGGGGTGAGCCCAAAGGTCACACAAGTTTGTGGTTGTTACACTTATTCTGGTTCCACCGTTTATGAAGGTTAGTGGTTGGTCTAGGACTAGGTCTAGCACCGTGTGAAGGTCTAGGACTGGGTCTAGCTCTGTGTGAAGGTCTAGGACTGGGTCTAGCACAGTGTGAAGGTCTGGGGTTTTAATTCACTCACCAGAAGTTCTGGCGGTCCGTCCTCTGCATCCTCAGCAGATTGCTCCTCTCCGATTTTActgtaaaaagagagagacacacacacacacacacacacacacacactttaagggACTGCAGTTTGAGATGGTAGGAGGCAGTCGGCAGGGCTGCGAGGAGTGGATGTGTACCTGAGGTCCCACACGTTGAGTCTGCGGTCGGTACCACTGGAGGCCAGAATGGTCTCGTTGTGAGGCGACCATTGCACCTGCATTAAAGGTCAGTAAATCACTGTCAGTGCAATAAACTCCagacctccatcacacacacacacagcaacaacacGTCTAATGTGAGACGCGGGTTTACTGTTCTGTGAGTATTACCTGGAAGATCTCGTCCTTGTGGGACTCGAAGGAGTGGAGCTTCAGTTTGAGGTTCCTCAGATCCCACAGAGCCACGGTCTGACAGCGGgatgacagaggggaggagggaagtaggacgagaggagagacaggctgttacTACGGCACGTCCGTGTGGAGGCGTGTTCTGTGTGGAGAAGAGAAGCTCCCaacgacacagacacacggcaGCAGGTCTAGCGAAGGGGGAGCGGACACTGGAGGTAAGCAGTcttccagagggaggagagagggaaagcgcGTGTACCTTGTCGGCCGAGCCAGTGGCCAGGATGAACTCGCTGTAGGGGTTGAAGGACAGGCAGTTGACCTCTGCGGTATGGGCATCCACTGCGTGGCTGGGCTTGGAGGTGTTGTTAGAGCGGGTGTCCCAACTGAGGGAAGGGTGACAGTGGGTGGTGATAAGAggttgaggggagggagagttcACACTGAAATCTAGCTGAGGACAATCAACTTCGGGGAACGGTGCCATCGAGGCCGCAGCTCGGGTGGCTAACGCGACTCACATCATGAGCTTCTGGTCGTCGGCCACCGAGCCAAACAGGGACTCGTGCAGCAGGTGCCAGGACACGTCCTCCACCACAGCCGTGTGGCCCGTGAAGATGGTCTTGGCGTCCACGATCTTGCCCTCCTTGGGCCCCGCCCCGATGTCCCACAGACAGATGGTCTGGAGGAGGGACACACACGTGTAAATGCTCTGGAGTCCATTCATTCATTGCTCTTCTTAGAGGGTATGGTgttgaggagggcagggtagtGTTAGTATAGAGGAGGGTAGTGTTAGtatagaggagggcagggtagtGTTAGTATAGAGGAGGGTAGTGTTAGtatagaggagggcagggtagtGTTAGTATAGAGGAGGGTAGTGTTAGtatagaggagggcagggtagtGTTAGTATAAAGGAGGGCAGGGTAGTGTTAGTATAGAGGAGGGTAGTGTTAGTATAGAGGCGGGCAGGGTAGTGTTAGTATAAAGGAGGGCAGGGTAGTGTTAGTATAAAGGAGGGCAGGGTAGTGTTAGTATAGAGGCAGGCAGGGTAGTGTTAGTATAGATGAGGGTAGGACAGTGTTAgtagagacaggcagggtagtGTTAGTGTTGGTATAGATGAGGGTAGGACAGTGTTAGTATAGAGGCAGGCAGGGTAGTGTTAGTGTTGGTATAGATGAGGGTAGGACAGTGTTAgtagagacaggcagggtagtGTTAGTGTTGGTATAGATGAGGGTAGGACAGTGTTAGTATAGAGGCAGGCAGGGTAGTGTTAGTGTTGGTATAGATGAGGGTAGGACAGTGTTAgtagagacaggcagggtagtGTTAGTGTTGgtataggtgagggtaggacagTGTTAGTATAGAGGCAGGCAGGGTAGTGTTAGTGTTGGTATAGATGAGGGTAGGACAGTGTTAgtagagacaggcagggtagtGTTAGTGTTGGTATAGATGAGGGTAGGACAGTGTTAgtagagacaggcagggtagtGTTAGTGTTGGTATAGATGAGGGTAGGACAGTGTTAgtagagacaggcagggtagtGTTAGTGTTGgtataggtgagggtaggacagTGTTAgtagagacaggcagggtagtGTTAGTGTTGGTATAGATGAGGGTAGGACAGTGTTAGTAAAGACAGGCAGGGTAGTGTTAGTGTTGGTATGGATGAGGGTAGGACAGTGTTAGTATAGAGGAGATGGGACAGTGTTGCAGGCTGGGCTAAAGACTCACATGGTCGTCAGAGGCGCTGAGCAGGTTGCCACTGAGGTTAGGGTTCCAGGAGAGGCCGTAGCCTTCCTTCTGGTGGCCTCGAAGCCTCAGGTCTGGGCTGCACTCTCCACtggggtctgagagagagagacacacacacacacacaggtcaaaccAACCCATTTGATCGGTTTGGCTGGTGCGTTTGTGTgaactgctgtgtttgtgtgccttggCGGAGAGACCCACCAGGTTTGGAGGGGTGCTTGGTGTAGTCAAACACCAGCACGTCCGAGGTGGGGGTCTTGGTGGCGATGATGCAGGGGTTCTGGGGCATGTAGCGGGCCCGGTTCACCTCGCCCTCGTGGTTGATCTTGATCTCGATCTCTATCTTCCCGCTCACCGAGCCGAAGCCTCCAAACTCTGGGACAGAGACTCTGATCAGCTAGGGTTGACTTTTAGGGGCTAAACGACTTAGTGATTGGACGGTGTTCGGcccgaatgcaatgattggacggactacttgtctgtctgtctgtctacctcctggcagtagtcagatagtttgtGTATTTTGAGGGgggtggctttgaagggaggggctttgaatcctttcaaactcaagcCAAAATTGCTATGTTCGCTAAAAAGATCCCGCTTCTAACTACATCCACATACACTACGGCATCAGAACTCTTTCGATCGAGGTacaagactttttttttttttactggagaTCGTCATTTGAATGTACCCAAAGGCAAACCCTACCACAGTCACCAAATTAAGGTCTGCACAGTCCTCCTACAGGAAGCAAGTCCACCAACCCACACCTACAGACATTTGGTCTACGGCTGATCCAGTCTGCAAGAGCCAGACCACCACCCTTTCAACGTACCTGCTGGAAAGATAGAAAAGACAAAAGACAGAGGTCAGCATCTGGACATCACTAAAAATGACTTTCCTTTTTATTGGGCGCATCTCAACAGTCTCCCGTGGCCTCTTTCCTACTCCACGTATATGTTCAATCATACATTTAcacgacatttacatttatttcgtTTGTTTCTTAAAACGTTATTGGAGGAGAAGTCTCTTTCCTCTGAACCCTCTAATGAGGTCTGAGAGGCagaacagaagagaggaggagaagcctTTTGAGACTCAGCCCTGGTTCTCTAAGCCAGTGCttaggatggaggggagacgaGGAAAGCAGGCCACTCTGACCCAGAcgagacacaccctcctcccggGCCGCCTCTTCTCACCTCCTTTCTCGCTGTCGTAGTGGGAGGCGTCAAACTGGGCGTCGTCGTTGGGCACCTGCACGCTGGCGATGACCAAGTGGTTCTGTTCGtccgatgtgtgtgtgcccagaaCCAGCCTGTGGACCGCATAGTCCTTCCCCTCAGGCCTGAGTAGAACCGCAAGTTAAGACATCACAACACAGCAGCTCCAAATGAAAACAAACGACCTGCTTTTTCACTGAGACACTAACATTTTCACAGCACAGTGACTTCACCGCGCCAATCTAAAAACATACCCTTTGTAACTTCTTTATTTACGACTATGCTACTGACTACAAGGtcgtttttatgttttattttttaagatTTCTCAATATATACACAACATACACTTCCCACCTCAACAGGGTCATTTTTCATGCAGTCGCAATACAAGAAGCTTCTTGCACATAAAGAGTCCAGAAACACTACTACATGTTGATGATGGGGATGATgatggaggaagaagaacatACCGGTTGACGTCTGGTAGCCACTGCACCGTGAGACTGGGCCATTCCAGTGCGTGTGTCATGACCAGGTCGTAGAGGAAAGGAGTATTCTTCTTCCAGATCTTGTACTCCTCGTTGATGACCCGTTCCTCCACCGCATCGTCGTACACTGTGAAGTGGGGGGCCTTTGTTGTCAAATAGCAAATTCGCTAAAGCAGATATTTTGCTCTTTATCATAGAGAATCGACATTGGCTGGCTAATAAATACGATCTATGGTTACATTTCGTGAATAACCCTCCAGTTGGCCTCCCAGCTACCCATTACTGGTTAGCACAAGAGTCAAGCTAGCTAGCGAATAGGCTTCGCACGATTTGCTGGAGCGGGAAGCGCTGGCCTGTCTGGTATGCTAACACGCTACGCTAGCAGctaagctagctaactagctaaccggGTGCGCACACAAAGCATGCATGAAAACTGGACCCAAAAAACCGCATGATGGGTACCTTCTTTATCCGCCATGTTCAGGCTTCGGGGGGCGACTTCAAGTGTGTTTCACCCTTACCTTACAATGCCCGAAAGCAAAGAAACGAACTATTCTACGATAATATTCACAATAGTCTGTGGCTAGTAGCTGATTGCATGGATGGCAAACACACTcgtttccctctttctttttctgcgCGCATCCAGGAGCGACAACGCATGCGTCATAACACTGCAGGAGTAGCATTAGAGCTGTATGTTTAAGCTAAGTAGTTATGTACAATTAAACTGATGATCAAACCAGTATTTATTGTTTATGTTTTGGACGGACACATTTTAGCCAGTGCGGCGGTATAAAAATCGCCGCATCGATTTGGAGAAAGA from Osmerus eperlanus chromosome 21, fOsmEpe2.1, whole genome shotgun sequence carries:
- the rbb4l gene encoding histone-binding protein RBBP7 isoform X3 → MADKEVYDDAVEERVINEEYKIWKKNTPFLYDLVMTHALEWPSLTVQWLPDVNRPEGKDYAVHRLVLGTHTSDEQNHLVIASVQVPNDDAQFDASHYDSEKGEFGGFGSVSGKIEIEIKINHEGEVNRARYMPQNPCIIATKTPTSDVLVFDYTKHPSKPDPSGECSPDLRLRGHQKEGYGLSWNPNLSGNLLSASDDHTICLWDIGAGPKEGKIVDAKTIFTGHTAVVEDVSWHLLHESLFGSVADDQKLMIWDTRSNNTSKPSHAVDAHTAEVNCLSFNPYSEFILATGSADKTVALWDLRNLKLKLHSFESHKDEIFQQVQWSPHNETILASSGTDRRLNVWDLSKIGEEQSAEDAEDGPPELLFIHGGHTAKISDFSWNPNEPWVICSVSEDNIMQVWQMAENIYNDEEPDTPASELEGQGS
- the rbb4l gene encoding histone-binding protein RBBP7 isoform X4 translates to MADKEVYDDAVEERVINEEYKIWKKNTPFLYDLVMTHALEWPSLTVQWLPDVNRPEGKDYAVHRLVLGTHTSDEQNHLVIASVQVPNDDAQFDASHYDSEKGEFGGFGSVSGKIEIEIKINHEGEVNRARYMPQNPCIIATKTPTSDVLVFDYTKHPSKPDPSGECSPDLRLRGHQKEGYGLSWNPNLSGNLLSASDDHTICLWDIGAGPKEGKIVDAKTIFTGHTAVVEDVSWHLLHESLFGSVADDQKLMIWDTRSNNTSKPSHAVDAHTAEVNCLSFNPYSEFILATGSADKTVALWDLRNLKLKLHSFESHKDEIFQVQWSPHNETILASSGTDRRLNVWDLSKIGEEQSAEDAEDGPPELLFIHGGHTAKISDFSWNPNEPWVICSVSEDNIMQVWQMAENIYNDEEPDTPASELEGQGS
- the rbb4l gene encoding histone-binding protein RBBP7 isoform X1; the protein is MADKEVYDDAVEERVINEEYKIWKKNTPFLYDLVMTHALEWPSLTVQWLPDVNRPEGKDYAVHRLVLGTHTSDEQNHLVIASVQVPNDDAQFDASHYDSEKGAEFGGFGSVSGKIEIEIKINHEGEVNRARYMPQNPCIIATKTPTSDVLVFDYTKHPSKPDPSGECSPDLRLRGHQKEGYGLSWNPNLSGNLLSASDDHTICLWDIGAGPKEGKIVDAKTIFTGHTAVVEDVSWHLLHESLFGSVADDQKLMIWDTRSNNTSKPSHAVDAHTAEVNCLSFNPYSEFILATGSADKTVALWDLRNLKLKLHSFESHKDEIFQQVQWSPHNETILASSGTDRRLNVWDLSKIGEEQSAEDAEDGPPELLFIHGGHTAKISDFSWNPNEPWVICSVSEDNIMQVWQMAENIYNDEEPDTPASELEGQGS
- the rbb4l gene encoding histone-binding protein RBBP7 isoform X2 encodes the protein MADKEVYDDAVEERVINEEYKIWKKNTPFLYDLVMTHALEWPSLTVQWLPDVNRPEGKDYAVHRLVLGTHTSDEQNHLVIASVQVPNDDAQFDASHYDSEKGAEFGGFGSVSGKIEIEIKINHEGEVNRARYMPQNPCIIATKTPTSDVLVFDYTKHPSKPDPSGECSPDLRLRGHQKEGYGLSWNPNLSGNLLSASDDHTICLWDIGAGPKEGKIVDAKTIFTGHTAVVEDVSWHLLHESLFGSVADDQKLMIWDTRSNNTSKPSHAVDAHTAEVNCLSFNPYSEFILATGSADKTVALWDLRNLKLKLHSFESHKDEIFQVQWSPHNETILASSGTDRRLNVWDLSKIGEEQSAEDAEDGPPELLFIHGGHTAKISDFSWNPNEPWVICSVSEDNIMQVWQMAENIYNDEEPDTPASELEGQGS